AATCTCATTTCACATAGCAATCCAATTTCTTCCCTTATACATTCATACTGAAATATTGAATTGTCTTGTTTTACAATATTACTGTCTATCGGATTGTAAAAATCATTCCTTAAGTCAAAATGTATTGCTTCCCAGTTAGCTTTCGTCCACAAGATTGTCGTATCACATTCATTTAATGAACCATCTAATGGAAATCTCACGTGTTCTATTTGGAAAACTGAGTCTAATATAAATCTATTATAGAATTCTTCAAATTCCTTATTACTGAATTCAAATTTCCTATTCTCATTTTGTATTGTCTGGCTATGAGTTTGAATTGAATCTGAAATTGAATCACCTTTCACGTTGTGCTGATTACATGACAAACAACAAGTTGCTAATAATAAAAACAAAAAAATATTTTTCATATTCTATCTCTTTAATTTGTTACCAGCTCCTTTATATGTGTAGCTCTGTTGCGCTTTATACCAAATGTAATAAAAATAGGAATACAAAATGTGGAAGGTGCTTGGCAGCATGTAACTTACCTTACCGCCCTATTGACGGTTCCACGCCATCGCTGCATTTTATAGCCGGACTAGCGGGGTAGGATATATTTCTTTATTTGCATGGATTAATCTTAAATCTAAGCAATTTTTCAACCAACCTATCTGCTTCACGAATAATAACTTCTCCGCTTGGCATGCCCACACGATAATCTATTCTTTTCTTAGAAATAATTGTATTCCAAAAAATATGACTTTCGGTTGACCAAACCTGTTTTGTACTTTCAGAGAGTTTTATAACTCTTTCCCAAGGAATTTCTTCATGATAAACAGCTATTTCGATATTTTTTAAAGGGACATAATAAATATCTACTGTATAGCCATTCCTTTCCCCTCTGTAGCGGCTACCAACTTGCTTGAAGTTTTGACTTCTGAAAAACCCTATTTTATTAGTTGAAAAAAACCTACTTCTTCTATATCTATCTAGTAATGTTTCAATAACTTTAAAAAGTTTAACAACTACAAATGAAAATACAACCGTACATAAGAACAAAATGGGAATGGTTAATCCAAAAATAATTCCTTTCGTGATCAAGAAGAGACTTAAAGCAACTCCAATAATTAAACTGAGTAAAACATCATATTTGAATAATTTCTTTGGTTTAAATCTTTTACTCTTTTCCTTACTCCTTCTTTCATATGAAGTTGATATTGGATACATTTCCTTTAATAATCCCATTCCACTAGAGATTGTATAGCGCCATTCTCTATCCATTGGAATATGAAATAATGAATTGAATATAAAAACAATATCATCAAAAAGTTTTTCTAAAGCTTCAGGATTATTGTAGTCAACAAATTTAGAATAGTTAGTCTTAGGAAACTTTTCCTTAAATCCTAGATTTAGAATTTGAACAGCTTCATTATCTGACAATGGTTTATTCGGGATTAATAATAGGTAGAGTTTTTCGTTGTCTTTCAAAACATTCAAAAAAGAACCTTTACTATTAATCCTTAGGTTATTATAAACAGGTTTTTTTAACAACTCAAAAATCTTTGATTTTAATACAGGCTTATTCATATTGATAAAACAATAAAACTACCAAAAAGCGTTAAGAACTCCAAATGCGTCATCAGCCAAGATACAATAAATACGTTGTTACCTGCTGCGCTTTATATGTTATTATCTCTTCTAACTTCTTTAACAATTGTTTCTATTCGCTTATCAATTTCCCTGAATAGAGTTTTTCTATTTAGTCTAGAATTCAATTCATCTCTTATTTCACGTTTTGCTTTTGCAGTTATTGTATATAAAGTTATTTTTTCTTTAAATTCAATTTGCTTGTCTAATTCTTCAATTGCTTTTTCAAGAGGTTGAATTGTAAATCTCCCACCTTGTAAAAAACGATTTGTATTATCAACAATGTTTCTATAATCATCTTCATATTGAAATGAAGGATTAATTGTAAAAGTATCATTAATCTCAAATGGGTTTAGATCTTGATAATTTCTTTCCTTGTCAAATTCGTAAAAGTCTTTCTTTTCGCAAGAATAGACCCATAATTGTCCATTATATGAATCATCATCTTTTTCTTCATTACATGTAGCAAAATATAATGCAATTTCTGCACCTGGTGTCCAATCAAGCAGTCTTGTCGGTAATCCAATATGTTGAGCTTGTATTAGTTTATACCATTCTTCTTCAAATTGATTGACACGTTTATTTCTCTTGAATAGGTCAGATAAATTAGCCTTACTTATTTCACTATAAAACTGAGTGTAGGTGTGTTTTTCTAATTCTTTTAGAGTTATTAAATCAGAGGAATTCCTGCATAAACTAGGTTTTAGTTTATATGAATCTCTTTTCTGTCCGCGAAACAATAAAATTAAATTATTGGCATTTCGATATAGTGGTAAATCATTAGATAATGATTTCCACTCTCTATACGCATCAATTGTAATAGGATGGAGCTTCATTTCTTTCATTTTAGCATTGCAGGCAAATCATTTATAGGTCTGATAACTAACATCCTTACATACCAAAATTAATCATTTTTTGGAGAGTGTGGTTAGATGGCTCCGTTTTCTTTGGTTTTTAAAACTCAAGTATAGGAATACGCATTGAACGCTTTGGCAGCGTTCACCTCCGGTTTTTGGGTGGGACATGCCTCTCCCTGGGCTAGCGCCTAGGACTTGCATTCCACCCCCATTCGGGATGACTGGGCAGTAGGGTTTTATATAGCGAGAGCATTATTTTGAGCCTAAATACGTAATCGTTTTTCTACTAGCGCATAATTTGGATTAAACCTCCTATGCATTTTATCTTTTCGACAAAAGATCAAACAACGGTTGGTTTATATAATAATTACCGGTGCCTAACTTCTCTTTTCTCAGCAATCCATCATCCGACAACCTATTTAAATAGTTTGCTGCAGTAATTCTTGAAACATTTAAATCCTTAACAATAAACTCGATTTTAGTATAAGGATGCTTAAATAGGTTATTCAGTAAATCCTGACTATAGAATTTATAATTTTCTCTTAATGTATGTTTGTATTTCATCATTAATTCTCGTATCTGGATAATTAAGGATATTGTTTCTTTTGAAGTCTCCTCCACTCCTTTAATCATAAAAATCAGCCATTCCTCCCAGCTGTTTTTCTCCCTAACCTCCTGTAGCAATCTATAATAATCCGCCTTATTTTTGATAATGTAGTTGCTCAAGTATAGGATGGGTAAGCTTTGAAGACCTTGGAGAATTAAGTAAAGAATGTTTATTATCCTACCTGTTCTTCCATTCCCATCATAAAAAGGGTGAATACTCTCAAATTGGTAGTGAATAATTGCCATTTTAACCAATGGGTCATAGTCAGATAATTCATTCTTGTTAATAAAGCGCTCTAAATTTGTCATTAATCGACTAATTTCATTAAAGTCTTGGGGCGGGGTGTAAATTATTTCTCCATTAGCAGCACTCTTCAGTGTCGTTCCAGAAAGTTTTCTAAATCCTGCTTTATTGCTTTCAAGTTCTGCTTGGATATCAAGAATAATTCTGTTAGTAAGAAGCCCGTTTTTCTTAATCAGCACAAATCCTTTTTTAAGTGCAGATATGTAATTCTGAACTTCCTTTGCATTTAAAGTATTGAAGTATTCGAGATTTAACTCAGATTTATATAGGTCATCGTGCGTTGTAATTATATTCTCAATTGCAGAGCTATCCTTAGCTTCCTGCAACCCTAAAGTATTTAGCAAAATTGTCTGGTTAGGAATTGTTGAAGCAATACCTTTCAACTCAGCTAATGAAGCGTGAGCAGATGGCAAACTCTTTAATACTGCCTTGGTTTCTATATCAATGCTTAAAGGTAATTCTGCTAAAATCCACTCATCATTTTTCATTCTGTGAATTTTTTTTGAATTTCTTTACAAACATAGGTCTATATGATAAGAAAAACAATTTTTCTTATCATAACATTTCGAGTATGTATAGTTTTTCGAGTTTCCTAAACAAAAATTTTCACGGATATGCTCGCTTAAGTGGCAATTGGCAGCTTGGTCGGTAGGGTGCTTTCTTACAACTCTTAACTCTCATAAGGCAAAAACTCTAGCCCATTGAGATACAGCCACAATCTCATCGGTCTTCGGGCTTCCCTCATTCAACTGTTCCCAACCATAGGGAATAGTCCTCCAAGCGGCTATTACTGCAAACAAATAAAGATGAACTATTGACTATTTCACAACTTCAGTATTTGTGCCACTCTGTCCACCACAAAAGCCCCTTTTAAAATCGCTCCAATCAAAAACTATCTCAACCACCAACATCGTAACAACTCCTATAAAGAAAAATAGAATCTCACGCTTTGTAATGCTACACTTCTTCATTTTAATTACACTTAAGGGTTAAATAAAACTTTTCTAATTATGCTAACATAAAACTAGCAATTTATTTTCACTCTTTCTCTTTTCACCTTTCTACTTTTCACCTTTCTACTTCACATAAAAGTCCAACATCAGCTTATCCTCAATGTAGGCCTGCAGGTGGTCGCCGGAGGCTACCGGGCCAACGCCTGCTGGCGTGCCGGTAAAGAGCAGGTCGCCCATTCTAAATAGGATAAACTTGGAGACGTGGGCCACCAGCTCGTCCACGCTAAAAATCATGTCGGCGGAGCTTCCCTGCTGCACCACCAGGCCGTTCTTTTCGAGCCTAAAGGTGATGGCCTTGGGGTTGGGTAGCTGGGTAAGCGGAATAAACTCCATGCTAACCGGAGCACTGCTGTCGAACGCCTTGGCGCACTCCCACGGCAGCCCCTTGGCCTTGCAGTCGCGCTGCAGGTCGCGGGCGGTAAAGTCTATGCCAATACCCACCTCGCTGTAGTAGCGGTGGGCAAACTGCTCATCGATGCCCTTGCCCAGCCTATTAATTTTATACACCAGCTCCACCTCGTAGTGAATTTCGTTGGAAAAGGCGGGAATATAAAACGGCTGGTTGTTGCGCAGCAGCGCCGTGTCGGGCTTGAGGAAAAATACCGGCTGCTCGGGCTTGGGGTTGTTCAGCTCCCGGGCATGCTCCTCGTAGTTTCTACCTATGCAAACTATTTTCATTGCAGAAAAGATTACGGTTACACACTAATTCGTCAACGTAAAGCTAAGCGCTACTTCATTCGTAGCCGAATGCTGGTGAGCACCTTCTTTGTATAGAGTGGGAAGTCGCCATTCATCATCCAGGCGTAGTAGCTGGGCTCGGCGCGCAGCACCTCCTCCACCGGACGTCCCTTGTGCTTGCCAAAGTTGAAAACCTCCACGTTTTTGTCGTTGTAAACAATGCGACCGGCAAAATCGGCGTTGTTGCTCTGGCTCGAGAAATCGGCCAAAAAATCGACGTCGTTCTTCAGGTCGGGGTAGCGGTCGAGCTGCGCCTCCAGCACCTCGAAAGTGGCGCGAGTATCGGCCTCGGCACTGTGGGCACCAACAAGGTCCTTGCTGCAGTACAGCTTATAGGCAG
The Williamwhitmania sp. genome window above contains:
- a CDS encoding Fic family protein, with protein sequence MKNDEWILAELPLSIDIETKAVLKSLPSAHASLAELKGIASTIPNQTILLNTLGLQEAKDSSAIENIITTHDDLYKSELNLEYFNTLNAKEVQNYISALKKGFVLIKKNGLLTNRIILDIQAELESNKAGFRKLSGTTLKSAANGEIIYTPPQDFNEISRLMTNLERFINKNELSDYDPLVKMAIIHYQFESIHPFYDGNGRTGRIINILYLILQGLQSLPILYLSNYIIKNKADYYRLLQEVREKNSWEEWLIFMIKGVEETSKETISLIIQIRELMMKYKHTLRENYKFYSQDLLNNLFKHPYTKIEFIVKDLNVSRITAANYLNRLSDDGLLRKEKLGTGNYYINQPLFDLLSKR
- a CDS encoding fumarylacetoacetate hydrolase family protein, coding for MKIVCIGRNYEEHARELNNPKPEQPVFFLKPDTALLRNNQPFYIPAFSNEIHYEVELVYKINRLGKGIDEQFAHRYYSEVGIGIDFTARDLQRDCKAKGLPWECAKAFDSSAPVSMEFIPLTQLPNPKAITFRLEKNGLVVQQGSSADMIFSVDELVAHVSKFILFRMGDLLFTGTPAGVGPVASGDHLQAYIEDKLMLDFYVK
- a CDS encoding FRG domain-containing protein yields the protein MKLHPITIDAYREWKSLSNDLPLYRNANNLILLFRGQKRDSYKLKPSLCRNSSDLITLKELEKHTYTQFYSEISKANLSDLFKRNKRVNQFEEEWYKLIQAQHIGLPTRLLDWTPGAEIALYFATCNEEKDDDSYNGQLWVYSCEKKDFYEFDKERNYQDLNPFEINDTFTINPSFQYEDDYRNIVDNTNRFLQGGRFTIQPLEKAIEELDKQIEFKEKITLYTITAKAKREIRDELNSRLNRKTLFREIDKRIETIVKEVRRDNNI
- a CDS encoding DUF4348 domain-containing protein produces the protein MKNIFLFLLLATCCLSCNQHNVKGDSISDSIQTHSQTIQNENRKFEFSNKEFEEFYNRFILDSVFQIEHVRFPLDGSLNECDTTILWTKANWEAIHFDLRNDFYNPIDSNIVKQDNSIFQYECIREEIGLLCEMRFEKIGKEWYLIYYLENAC